Proteins from a single region of Palaemon carinicauda isolate YSFRI2023 chromosome 1, ASM3689809v2, whole genome shotgun sequence:
- the LOC137648215 gene encoding uncharacterized protein isoform X2 has protein sequence MSFNLEKFMNDIKGEILTLRYAKKQELLSVAQRCDLEVDPKYVKAVIIDKILQFFIDEGIFEDDDEDIDELRSLTGAYATPGIDPKIEQLRLQLQLQKEQKMAALELQKQQQLLALEYEHKCKLALLEIQKEQKSANIQIKLKTDGEIPSKFDILKAKKLLPDFDEKDPEVFFTTFEDTAKTLKWPQEQWVMVVRNQFKGKAAYVISQMVEVKEYDVIKKAVLDAYAITAEGYRQQFRHFYKMPSQTFVEFCSDKVRQFTKWLQKTGVSDFESLKNLILMEEFIRKLPGNIATFILEKGETNLLKAASLADDYYLIHKTFKPFNKSTFSQSSTAYCSYCKQEGHHIENCPNPSCKKSDVGKNSPNPNRKDNKETFHVAAQELDGDVFKPFTCKGTVNGIPVTCLRDTGSSQSVVALPSQDFKLRQEYVTVSDLSTTKSMPLAEVNLQCPYYQGPPKHQQPQHGLTVINWFYHSL, from the exons atgtcgtttaatttggagaagtttatgaacgatataaaaggagaaattttgactttacgttatgccaagaaacaggaattattgtctgtagcccagagatgtgatcttgaggtcgatccaaaatatgtgaaagctgtcattattgataaaatcctgcaattcttcatagatgagggaatctttgaagatgatgatgaggacatcGATGAGTTGCGCTCCCTTACTGGAGCATATGCCACCCCTGGAATAGATCCGAAAATAGAACAGTTGCGTCTTCAATTACAATTGCAAAAAGAACAGAAAATGGctgcactagaacttcaaaagcaacAGCAACTATTGGCATTAGAGTATGAACACAAGTGTAAATTGGCTTTACTAGAGATACAAAAAGAACAGAAGTCGGCAAATATACAGATTAAGCtgaaaactgatggagagatacccagtaagttcgacatactcaaagctaaaaagctgcttcctgattttgatgaaaaggacccagaagtattctttacaacgttcgaagacactgctaaaaccttgaagtggcctcaggagcaatgggtaatggttgtcagaaatcagttcaaaggtaaggcagcatatgtaatctctcagatggttgaagtaaaggagtatgatgtgattaaaaaggcagttttagatgcttatgccatcacagctgaaggttatcggcaacagttccggcacttttacaaaatgccttcacaaacttttgttgaattttgcagtGACAAAGTTAGGCAATTTACAAAATGGTTGCAAAAGACAGGTGTTTCAGATTTTGAATCCTTAAAAAATCTTATTCTAATGGAAGAGTTTATTAGGAAATTGCCAGGTAACATTGCTACTTTCATTCTGGAAAAGGGAGAAACCAACTTGTTGAAAGCAGCCAGTTTAGCTGATGATTACTACTTGATTCATAAAACATTCAAACCATTTAATAAATCTACTTTTTCTCAATCATCCACAGCATATTGTTCCTACTGTAAGCAGGAAGGGCATCACATAGAGAACTGTCCTAATCCTTCGTGCAAGAAGTCTGATGTTGGAAAGAATTCTCCGAACCCTAATAGGAAGGATAATAAGGAAACTTTTCATGTTGCTGCTCAAGAACTTGATGGGGACGTCTTCAAACCTTTTACTTGTAAAGGCACCGTGAATGGTATTCCAGTTACTTGTTTAAGAGATACAGGATCCTCCCAAAGTGTGGTAGCTCTGCCTTCACAGGACTTCAAACTGAGACAGGAGTATGTTACTGTTTCGGACCTCAGTACCACCAAATCCATGCCTTTGGCAGAGGTGAATTTACAGTGTCCTTACTATCAAG gtcctccaaagcaccagcaaccacaacatggtttgactgtcatcaactggttctaccactctctctag
- the LOC137648215 gene encoding uncharacterized protein isoform X1: protein MSFNLEKFMNDIKGEILTLRYAKKQELLSVAQRCDLEVDPKYVKAVIIDKILQFFIDEGIFEDDDEDIDELRSLTGAYATPGIDPKIEQLRLQLQLQKEQKMAALELQKQQQLLALEYEHKCKLALLEIQKEQKSANIQIKLKTDGEIPSKFDILKAKKLLPDFDEKDPEVFFTTFEDTAKTLKWPQEQWVMVVRNQFKGKAAYVISQMVEVKEYDVIKKAVLDAYAITAEGYRQQFRHFYKMPSQTFVEFCSDKVRQFTKWLQKTGVSDFESLKNLILMEEFIRKLPGNIATFILEKGETNLLKAASLADDYYLIHKTFKPFNKSTFSQSSTAYCSYCKQEGHHIENCPNPSCKKSDVGKNSPNPNRKDNKETFHVAAQELDGDVFKPFTCKGTVNGIPVTCLRDTGSSQSVVALPSQDFKLRQEYVTVSDLSTTKSMPLAEVNLQCPYYQGNVLIAVSRDPLPCSSIQLLIGNDLAGAIVNPVVSDPDILIENESNKLNNAVIQMTSIKPIVIDSGNRVEKTLDLINDQIKFQGLAK, encoded by the coding sequence atgtcgtttaatttggagaagtttatgaacgatataaaaggagaaattttgactttacgttatgccaagaaacaggaattattgtctgtagcccagagatgtgatcttgaggtcgatccaaaatatgtgaaagctgtcattattgataaaatcctgcaattcttcatagatgagggaatctttgaagatgatgatgaggacatcGATGAGTTGCGCTCCCTTACTGGAGCATATGCCACCCCTGGAATAGATCCGAAAATAGAACAGTTGCGTCTTCAATTACAATTGCAAAAAGAACAGAAAATGGctgcactagaacttcaaaagcaacAGCAACTATTGGCATTAGAGTATGAACACAAGTGTAAATTGGCTTTACTAGAGATACAAAAAGAACAGAAGTCGGCAAATATACAGATTAAGCtgaaaactgatggagagatacccagtaagttcgacatactcaaagctaaaaagctgcttcctgattttgatgaaaaggacccagaagtattctttacaacgttcgaagacactgctaaaaccttgaagtggcctcaggagcaatgggtaatggttgtcagaaatcagttcaaaggtaaggcagcatatgtaatctctcagatggttgaagtaaaggagtatgatgtgattaaaaaggcagttttagatgcttatgccatcacagctgaaggttatcggcaacagttccggcacttttacaaaatgccttcacaaacttttgttgaattttgcagtGACAAAGTTAGGCAATTTACAAAATGGTTGCAAAAGACAGGTGTTTCAGATTTTGAATCCTTAAAAAATCTTATTCTAATGGAAGAGTTTATTAGGAAATTGCCAGGTAACATTGCTACTTTCATTCTGGAAAAGGGAGAAACCAACTTGTTGAAAGCAGCCAGTTTAGCTGATGATTACTACTTGATTCATAAAACATTCAAACCATTTAATAAATCTACTTTTTCTCAATCATCCACAGCATATTGTTCCTACTGTAAGCAGGAAGGGCATCACATAGAGAACTGTCCTAATCCTTCGTGCAAGAAGTCTGATGTTGGAAAGAATTCTCCGAACCCTAATAGGAAGGATAATAAGGAAACTTTTCATGTTGCTGCTCAAGAACTTGATGGGGACGTCTTCAAACCTTTTACTTGTAAAGGCACCGTGAATGGTATTCCAGTTACTTGTTTAAGAGATACAGGATCCTCCCAAAGTGTGGTAGCTCTGCCTTCACAGGACTTCAAACTGAGACAGGAGTATGTTACTGTTTCGGACCTCAGTACCACCAAATCCATGCCTTTGGCAGAGGTGAATTTACAGTGTCCTTACTATCAAGGTAATGTTTTAATTGCAGTTTCACGAGATCCTTTGCCTTGTTCATCTATCCAGCTTttaattggtaatgatcttgcaggggccattgttaatccagtagtatctgatcctgatattcttatagaaaatgaatcaaataaattaaataatgctgttattcaaatgacatcaattaaaccaattgttatagatagtggaaatagagtagagaagacattagaccttataaatgaccaaatcaaatttcaaggacttgcaaaataa
- the LOC137643343 gene encoding uncharacterized protein — MTCLASDSEKPETRPRLQEHMYPTSPSQVSRTQNRLLHLHFIVIVEPELTNHYQQGKVWPGIQINLKIAGAWKFKGRKTSVRYGLPRVIQTDCGTNFMSKIFRGKCAELAIQHVTSVPYHPESQEVVERFYQTLKSVLKKHCYDHDSDWDKALPFALFANNYHPNSSTGVAPFDLVFGHKVLGPLEIVFEMLKSNRKEEINVKRFVEDLKGRMVSAWKFARKKLELSQTVMKNNIDKKVKIRSFEPGQLVFVLSVDPDSFLEPRYKDPWKVLGKLSEVNYEIEAPGSSRKCRIFHVNRLKPYIGKQGYPLAIVSEPVSVVLFVLPEDSDELGCQFPSDANAPGRKNILSHDIDVGDASPVKQSPYRLNPVKWDLVSKEIEYMLKHNLIQPPVSPRSSPILLVKKADNKFRMCVDYRKVNTNMKNDSFPLPRINDCLDRIGSVKFITKLDLLKGYWQVLLSNRAREISALVTPFGLHECKVMPFGMKNAACTFERNMNKVICGLEGVEIYIDDLVVYSNDWDTMLRLRKVFEALSSAGLLVILAKCELGEAKVCYLGHDVGLGQVAPKDANLEAIINLKRPGNVREVRRVLGMTGYYRRFLRNYSDLAQSLNNLLEKGKKLLRSDHCEESFNKLKSVLITNHILTSPDFLKPFNIAVGVSDFGIGGVLFQRKVSSGGGKTLLHHRKGSSFFGPRS, encoded by the exons ATGACTTGCCTGGCCTCTGACTCAGAAAAGCCCGAAACTCGGCCAAGACTCCAGGAACACATGTATCCCACATCTCCCTCCCAGGTGTCCAGGACTCAAAACCGGCTCTTGCACCTTCATTTTATAGTCATTGTGGAACCCGAACTCACTAATCACTATCAACAAGGAAAGGTGTGGCCAGGGATTCAGATAAACCTGAAGATAGCAGGAGCTTGGAAATTCAAGGGAAGAAAGACGTCAGTTAG gtatggtctccctcgtgtaattcagaccgactgcgggACGAATTTCATGAGTAAaatatttaggggtaagtgtgctgaacttgccattcagcacgttactagcgtaccttatcacccggagagtcaagagGTGGTGGAAAGGTTctaccaaaccctcaagtctgtcctgaagaaacattgttatgatcatgatagtgactgggacaaagccctcccttttgccctcttcgcTAACAActatcaccctaactcttccactggtgtagctcctttcgattTGGTATTTGGACACAAGGTTcttggaccattggaaattgtttttgaaatgctcaaatccaaccggaaggaggaaataaatgttaaaaggtttgtggaagacttgaagggaagaatggttagtgcctggaagtttgccaggaaaAAATTGGAACTATCCCAGACAGTTATGAAGAATAAcattgacaaaaaggtaaagatacgttcatttgaacctgggcagttggtttttgtgctgagtgtggacccggatagttttctcgaaccaagatataaggacCCTTGGAAGGTTTTGGGGAAACtctcagaggttaactatgaaattgaggctcccggttcaagccggaaatgtagaatatttcatgttaatcgtctgaaaccttatattggtaagcaaggttatccattagcgatagtgtccgagcctgtgtctgtggtattgttTGTGTTacccgaggactctgacgagttagggtgtcagtttccttcagaTGCa AATGCTCCaggtaggaaaaatattttaagtcatgatattgatgtaggtgatgcttcccctgtgaagcagagtccttaccggttgaacccagtaaaatgggatttggtcagtaaggagatagagtatatgttgaaacataaccttattcaaccaccTGTAAGTCCCCGGAGTTCTCCTATTTTATTAGTGAAGAAAGCAGACAataagttccgcatgtgtgtggactaccgtaaagtgaacaccaatatgaaaaatgattcttttcctctccctcgtattaatgattgtctggatcggattggttctgtCAAATTCATCactaagctggatcttttaaagggttattggcaagttctaTTGTCaaaccgagctcgtgaaatatccgcattGGTCACTCCATTTGGCCTacacgagtgtaaggttatgccttttggaatgaaaaatgctgcatgtacttttgAAAGGAACATGAATAaggtaatttgtggtttggaaggagtggaaatttatattgatgacttggtagtatatagtaatgactgggataccatgctaaggttacgtaaggtttttgaagcccttagttCTGCAGGGTTACTTGTTATTTTGGCTAAATGCGAATTGGGcgaggccaaggtttgttatctgggtcacgatgttggtttaggtcaggtggctccgaaagaCGCCaacctcgaggcaattataaatttgaaaaggcctggtaatgttagagaggtaagaagagtgctgggcatgacgggttattaccgcagatttttgcgtaattactctgatcttgctcagtcTCTTAAtaatttattagaaaaaggaaaaaagctcTTGCGGTCGGATCATTgcgaagaatcttttaataaactcaaatcagtattaattactaaccacattttgacttccccagattttctgAAGCCTTTTAATATAGCAGTAGGTGTCAGTGATttcggcattggaggtgtcctttttcagagaaaggtgTCTTCTGGTGgcggaaaaacgttactccaccatagaaaaggaagctctttctttggtccacgCTCTTAA